GTCGCCTAAATCGGCGTGGGTTTCGTGGAAGCTGACGATGCCGCCCAGTTGAAATTCAATCGGGTTGGGCGACAGCACGAAGGTGCCCTTGCCGTGGATTTTTTTGCGCGAACCCTCGCTCCTGCAATTGCTCGATGGCCCGACGTACGGTGCCGCGGCTGGCCTGATAGGCGTCCATCAGTTCGGTTTCGGAGGGTAGGCGCGTACCGCGTTGCAGGCGTTCAGTGGTGATGCTGGCAAGCAGATCCGTATAGATCTGGTTGTATTTGCTCATGGGGATGGCTCTGTGCCTTTGCGTTCAGGCAGGAACCTTAGTGTCACAGGTGGGGTTTGTCCATTGGGCTTACGGAGAACGCTCCTCTGCAGGAGCCGGCTTGCAGGCCCCTGCAGGAAATAAACTTTTGCAACTCGTCTGTACGAGTTGTTGCTTTAACTCGTACAGACGAGTACGTTTGCCCTCGGCGTGCTGCCAATGACTGCCCCCCAATAAAAAAATCAAAGTGGAAAACAAGCATGAGCCACGACTATTCGACGATCGCCCGCGAGATTCTCGAGAACCTCGGGGGCAGCGACAACCTTGAGCAAGCTGCCCACTGCGTAACCCGCCTGCGCCTGGCGCTCAAGGACCCGAGCCTGGTCAACGCCAGTGCGTTGAACCAGGTGGATCTGGTCAAGGGCTCGTTCTTTACCGGCGGTTTGTTCCAGGTGGTGATCGGCCCCGGCGAAGTGGAAAAGGTTTACGCCGCCCTGCGCGAACAGACCGGCCTTGCCGCCGCCACCATCGCCGACGTGAAGAAGAAGGGCGCCGACAAGACCAACGCCATGCAGCGCCTGGTACGGGTGTTTTCCGATGTGTTTATGCCGATCCTGCCCGCGCTGATCATTGCCGGCTTGCTGATGGGCATCAACAACCTGATGGGCGCCAAGGGCATGTTCATCGAGGGCAAGACGCTGCTGGAGGCCTACCCGAACCTGGACGGCCTGTGGAGCCTGATCAACCTGATGGCCAACACCTCGTTTGTGTTCCTGCCGGCGCTGGTGGGCTGGTCGGCGGCCAAGCGCTTTGGCGGCAGTGAAATCCTCGGCATCGTGCTCGGCCTGATGCTGGTGCACCCGGACCTGCTCAACGCCTGGAACTACGGCAAGGCGGTGGCCGGGCTCGACGGCCAGAGCCTGCCGTACTTCGATATTTTCGGCTGGTTCAAGATTGAAAAAGTCGGCTACCAGGGGCAGATCCTGCCGATCCTGATGGCCGCCTACGTGATGAGCGTGATCGAGAAATGGCTGCGGGCGCGCGTACCGAATGCGATTCAGCTGTTGGTTGTGCCGATCACCACCATCGTGGTCACCGGCGTGCTGGCCCTGGCGATCATTGGCCCGGTCACCCGTCACCTCGGCATCCTGATCACCGAGGGCGTGGTCACCCTGTTTGACCTGGCGCCGATGGTCGGCGGGGCGATTTTCGGCCTGCTGTATGCGCCGCTGGTGATCACCGGCATGCACCACATGTTCCTCGCCGTGGACCTGCAACTGATCTCCACCCAGGGCGGCACGTTTATCTGGCCGATGATCGTCATGTCCAACCTGGCCCAGGGCAGCGCCGCGCTCGGCGTGTTCTACATGACCCGCAATGCGCGGGACAAAAGCATGGCCTCGACCTCGGCGATATCCGCGTATTTCGGCATCACCGAGCCGGCCATGTTCGGCGTGAACCTGCGCTTCAAGTTCCCGTTCTATGCCGCGCTGCTGGGCTCGGCGCTGGGCAGCATTTTCCTGTCGCTGAACAAGGTCACGGCCTCGGCCATCGGTGTCGGCGGCTTGCCGGCGTTTATCTCAATCCTTCCACAGTACATCCCGGTGTTCGTGATCGGGATGGTCATCGCGATTGTGGTGCCGTTTGTTCTGACCTGTGCGTTGAGCATGAAGATTGTTCGGCCGGGTTATCGGGTCGCGTGATCGGCCGCCATCGCCGGCAAGCCAGCTCCCACAGTTGATCGCATTTCAAATTGAAGGAAACCTCCATGCAAGACTGGCAACACTCGGTGATCTACCAGATCTACCCCAAAAGCTTCCACAGCCACGCGGGTAACGCCACCGGTGACCTGCTGGGCATCGTGGACAAGCTCGACTACCTCAAATGGCTGGGCGTGGATTGCCTGTGGATCACCCCGTTCCTGCGCTCGCCGCAACGCGACAACGGCTACGACATCAGCGACTACTACGCCATCGACCCCAGCTACGGGACCATGGCCGATTGCGACCTGCTGATCAGCGAAGCGGCCAAGCGCGGCATCACGCTGATGCTCGATATCGTGGTCAACCACACCTCCATCGAGCACGCGTGGTTCCAGCAGGCGCGCAGCAGCCTCGACAACCCGTACCGCGACTTCTACATCTGGCGCGACCAGCCGAACAACTGGGAATCCAAGTTCGGCGGCTCGGCCTGGGAATACGAGGCGCAAACCGGCCAGTACTTCCTGCACCTGTTCGATCACACCCAGGCCGACCTGAATTGGGACAACCCCAAGGTGCGTGCCGAGGTGTTCAAGCTGATGCGCTTCTGGCGTGACAAGGGGGTGGGCGGGTTCCGCCTGGACGTGATCAACCTGATCTCCAAGCCCGCCGATTTTCCCGAGGACAACAGCGACGGCCGGCGCTTTTATACCGACGGCCCGAACGTGCACGCATACCTGCAGGAAATGCACCGCGAAGTCTTCGAAGGCCATGACCTGATCAACGTCGGCGAGATGTCGTCCACCAGCCTGGAACACTGCATTCGTTATTCGAATCCGGCGTCGAAAGAGCTGTCGATGACCTTCAACTTTCATCACCTGAAAGTCGATTACCCGAACCTGCAAAAGTGGGTGAAGGCCGACTTCGATTTCCTGCAACTCAAGCGGATTTTTTCCGACTGGCAGCTGGGCATGCAGGCCGGTGGCGGCTGGAACGCGCTGTTCTGGTGTAACCACGACCAGCCAAGGGTGGTCTCGCGGTTTGGTAACGACGCTGAGCACCGCGTGGTCTCGGCCAAGATGCTCGCCACGGCGCTGCACTTTCTGCAGGGCACGCCGTACGTGTACCAGGGCGAAGAGCTGGGCATGACCAACCCGGGGTTCGACACAATCGATCAGTACCGTGATGTCGAGACCCTGAACATCTTCCGCCTCAAGCGCGATGCGGGTGAACCCGAGGCGTCGAGCATGGCGGCGATCATGCAGAAGTCGCGTGACAATAGCCGCACGCCGATGCAGTGGAACAGCCAGGTCAATGCCGGTTTCAGCACGGGCGAACCGTGGATCGGCATTCCGGCCAACGCAGCGCAGATCAACGTCGAGCGCCAGCTGGACGATCCGGATTCGGTGCTGCATCACTACCGTGCGCTGATCGCCATGCGTCGCCACGAGCCGCTGATCCAGAAAGGCGTTTACCGCGAGCTGCTGGCGGACCACCTCCAGGTCTGGGCCTACCTGCGCGAAGGCCAGGGTGAGCGCCTGCTGGTGCTGAACAACTTCTACGGCTGGCCCTGCGAAATCCAATTGCCCGAAGGCGTCATCAACACGGCCAACGAACAACGCCTGCTGATCAGCAACTACCCCGACTGCCCGCTGCGTACCCGCACGCTGGTGTTGCGCCCGTACGAATCGTTTGTCCTGCACCTCAAGGATTGAGACCCGCCGGGAGTGCGGGTGCGCTGCAAAAAACATAATAAAAATATCGGAGTGCTTCATGAAAACAACAATAAAGTTGGGCCTCATTGCGTCTTGTCTTAGTGCACCTTTTGCCGCTCAGGCCCTGGAATTCGCCGGTTACTTGCGCAGCGGCGCAGGCACCTCAACCGGCAGCGGCAAGCAGCAATGTTTCCAGTTACCGGGCGCGCAGACCAAATACCGCTTGGGTAACGAATGCGAACAGTACGCCGAACTTGAATTGCGCCAGGACCTGCTGACCCTCGACGACGGCTCGGTGCTCAGCGTCGATGCCATGGCCTCGCTGTACAACAAGTATGACCGCGCCCTTAAGTTCCAGGGCGAAGACCACGGCACCGCACGCATGCCGCAGATGTATGCGCAGTGGTCGAACCTGCCCAGCCTCAATGGCGGTTCGCTGTGGGCGGGGCGGCGTTACTACAAACGCAATGACATCCATATCTCCGATTTCTACTATTGGAACCAGAGCGCCACGGGCGGTGGTGTCGAAGACGTGCTGATTGGCGATCTGAAATACAGCTACGCCATCTCGCGCAAGGACAACCTGTACCAGAAGGCATACGCCACCCGTCACGATTTCAACGTCGCAGGCTTCAAGACCAACCCCGGCGGCGAGCTGGAACTGGGCTTGAGCTACATCGAAAAGGCCGGGGGGCGTGACACCAACAGTGGCTGGGCGATTACTGCGCAGCACGTGCAAAAAACCTTCCTCGGCGGCAAGAACAAGTTCGCCTTGCAGTACGGCGAAGGCCCCGGCACCGGCCTGGGCTACACCGGCAATACCTTCCTGGACAACAGCAGCAAAAGTTACCGCGCCGTGGAGTTTTTCGACTGGCAAGTGACCCCGCGTTTCGGCGGGCAGGTCGAGGCGGTGTACCAGAAAGATATCCGCCCCGGCAGTCAGGACCAGACCTGGATGTCCGTCGGCGTGCGGCCGGCCTATGCGATCAGCGAGCAGTTCAAACTGGTCACCGAACTTGGGCATGATCAAGTCGATGCCAGCGGCGGAACACGCAAGCTGAGCAAATTTACCTTTGCGCCCACCTGGTCACCCAATGGCCCGGATTTCTGGGCGCGCCCGGAAGTGCGTGTGTATTACACCTACGCAACCTGGAACGAGGCAGCCAAGCGAGCGGCGAATGAGCTGGCGGCGGGCTCGGCGTTGTCCGATACCGGCGCCTATGGCACGGCGCGGCATGGCTCGAATGTGGGTGTGCAGGTCGAATACTGGTGGAAATAGCGCGGGCTTGATGTGGGCGCCGGGCTTGCCCGCGATGCTGGCGACTCGGTGTCTCGGTAAGACCAAGGCGATGCTATCGCAGGCAAGCCAGCTCCCACATTGGATCGTCGTGCGCCCAATGATTTTTACAGAACACAACAACAGGTGAAGTCATGACCACAACTCAATCCCTGGAACTGCTGGCGCCTCTGTCCGGGGTGCTGCTGGCGCTGGATCAAGTGCCCGACCCGGTGTTTTCCAGCCGTCTGATCGGCGACGGCCTGTGCATCGATCCCACCTCGCAGACCCTCTGCGCGCCACTGGCCGGTGTGATCAGCACTATCCAGGACAGTGGGCATGCGGTCAGCATCACCGACGACAATGGCGTCCAGGTGCTGATGCACATCGGCCTGGACACCGTGAACCTGGCGGGCAAGGGCTTCAGCCGGTTGGTCGAGGAAGGCCAGCGGGTGGAGGCCGGGCAAGCACTGATTGAGTTCGATGCCGACTACGTGGCGCTCAACGCACGGAGTTTACTGACCTTGGTGCTGGTGGTCAGTGGCGAGCCGTTCACCGCGTTGGCCAATGGCGTGGTGGAGCTGGGCCAGCCGTTGTTGCGGGTGGCTCCCGGTGGTGGGGTTGACGAAGTGGCCGAAGAGGAGGGCGATGCCCTGTTCTCCAAGCCGCTGACCCTGCCCAACGCCAATGGGTTGCACGCCCGCCCGGCGGCGGTATTTGCCCAGGCGGCGAAAGGTTTTAGCGCGAGCATTTACCTGCACAAACAAACCCAGAGCGCCAACGCCAAATCGCTGGTGGCGATCATGGCGCTGCAAACCGTGCAGGGCGACACCCTGCAAGTCAGTGCGGCGGGGGAGGATGCCGACGTGGCGATCCAGACACTGGTCGCGCTGTTGGCCGAGGGCTGCGGCGAGGCGGTAGCGGCACCGGCCATGGCGGCCGAGCCTGTCGCGTCGTCG
The genomic region above belongs to Pseudomonas poae and contains:
- the treC gene encoding alpha,alpha-phosphotrehalase, coding for MQDWQHSVIYQIYPKSFHSHAGNATGDLLGIVDKLDYLKWLGVDCLWITPFLRSPQRDNGYDISDYYAIDPSYGTMADCDLLISEAAKRGITLMLDIVVNHTSIEHAWFQQARSSLDNPYRDFYIWRDQPNNWESKFGGSAWEYEAQTGQYFLHLFDHTQADLNWDNPKVRAEVFKLMRFWRDKGVGGFRLDVINLISKPADFPEDNSDGRRFYTDGPNVHAYLQEMHREVFEGHDLINVGEMSSTSLEHCIRYSNPASKELSMTFNFHHLKVDYPNLQKWVKADFDFLQLKRIFSDWQLGMQAGGGWNALFWCNHDQPRVVSRFGNDAEHRVVSAKMLATALHFLQGTPYVYQGEELGMTNPGFDTIDQYRDVETLNIFRLKRDAGEPEASSMAAIMQKSRDNSRTPMQWNSQVNAGFSTGEPWIGIPANAAQINVERQLDDPDSVLHHYRALIAMRRHEPLIQKGVYRELLADHLQVWAYLREGQGERLLVLNNFYGWPCEIQLPEGVINTANEQRLLISNYPDCPLRTRTLVLRPYESFVLHLKD
- a CDS encoding carbohydrate porin, which encodes MKTTIKLGLIASCLSAPFAAQALEFAGYLRSGAGTSTGSGKQQCFQLPGAQTKYRLGNECEQYAELELRQDLLTLDDGSVLSVDAMASLYNKYDRALKFQGEDHGTARMPQMYAQWSNLPSLNGGSLWAGRRYYKRNDIHISDFYYWNQSATGGGVEDVLIGDLKYSYAISRKDNLYQKAYATRHDFNVAGFKTNPGGELELGLSYIEKAGGRDTNSGWAITAQHVQKTFLGGKNKFALQYGEGPGTGLGYTGNTFLDNSSKSYRAVEFFDWQVTPRFGGQVEAVYQKDIRPGSQDQTWMSVGVRPAYAISEQFKLVTELGHDQVDASGGTRKLSKFTFAPTWSPNGPDFWARPEVRVYYTYATWNEAAKRAANELAAGSALSDTGAYGTARHGSNVGVQVEYWWK
- the treP gene encoding PTS system trehalose-specific EIIBC component; amino-acid sequence: MSHDYSTIAREILENLGGSDNLEQAAHCVTRLRLALKDPSLVNASALNQVDLVKGSFFTGGLFQVVIGPGEVEKVYAALREQTGLAAATIADVKKKGADKTNAMQRLVRVFSDVFMPILPALIIAGLLMGINNLMGAKGMFIEGKTLLEAYPNLDGLWSLINLMANTSFVFLPALVGWSAAKRFGGSEILGIVLGLMLVHPDLLNAWNYGKAVAGLDGQSLPYFDIFGWFKIEKVGYQGQILPILMAAYVMSVIEKWLRARVPNAIQLLVVPITTIVVTGVLALAIIGPVTRHLGILITEGVVTLFDLAPMVGGAIFGLLYAPLVITGMHHMFLAVDLQLISTQGGTFIWPMIVMSNLAQGSAALGVFYMTRNARDKSMASTSAISAYFGITEPAMFGVNLRFKFPFYAALLGSALGSIFLSLNKVTASAIGVGGLPAFISILPQYIPVFVIGMVIAIVVPFVLTCALSMKIVRPGYRVA